In Phreatobacter cathodiphilus, the genomic window GTGATCTGCAAGGTGCATGGCTTCGCGGTGGCCGGCGGCTCCGACATCGCCATGTGCTCGGACCTCATCGTCATGGCCGAGGAGGCCCGCATCGGCTACATGCCGGTGCGCGTCTGGGGCTGCCCGACGACGGCCATGTGGGTCTACCGGCTGGGGCCGGAAAAGGCCAAGCGCATGCTCTTCACCGGCGACAAGATCGACGGACGCGAAGCGGAAAAGCTCGGCCTCGTGCTGAAGGCGGTGCCGGCCGCCGACCTCGACGCCGAGGTGGAGGCGCTCGCCGGCCGCATGGCGACCGTGCCGGTCAACCAGCTCATGATGCAGAAGCTCGTCGTCAACCAGGCGATCGAGGCCATGGGCCTGAAGCAGACGCAGATGTTCGCCACCATCTTCGACGGCATCACCCGCCACTCGCCGGAGGGCATCAACTTCAAGACGAGGGCAGAGCAGGTCGGCTGGAAACAGGCGGTGCGCGAGCGCGACGCCGGCACCTTCGACTGGACGCTCAACCGGCCGATCAATCCGGGCGGGTGATGTCCTGTCAGTATCCGGCTTCCCGCTGGTGGCGGAATGCCAGGATCAGCACCCGATCCTCATCCGGCTCGTGACGATAGAGAGCGACGTAGCCTGCGGCTCCGAAGGGGATGACCAGTTCACGAAGCCCCTCGCGACCCACCGGCCGCCCCATGCCAGGCAACCGCTCGAGCGCCGAGAAATGCCGGCGTATCTCCGCCGCGGCCCGCTGCGAGGCCCGGCGATCGCGGGCCGCGAGGAAGCGCCGGCATCGTTCGAGGCCGGCGACCGCGCCCGCTGCGATGATCACTCGTGGCAAACGGGAGCCTCGGCCTCGTCTTCTGTGCCCCAGCCGGCCAGCCAGGCATCGACTTCGGTGCCTGTCAGATGCTCTCCCGTCTCGCGGAAGGCCCGCCAGGAGTCCATCGCCTCGCGCTGGAAGGCTTCACGCGCCTCCTCGCGCTGGACATAATCCGCGATGGCCTCGCGCATGATCCAGTGGGGTGTTCGCTGGCGCGCCTCGGCCAGCTGCCGGACGCGCTCCTTCAGCGTCTCGTCCAGCTTCAGCGTCGTCGTGGCCTTGCCTGCCGCCATGGTGACACCTCGTGGTGCGGAGTGTCACCCTAGCATGACAGGGTCTGACGCGCGACCTCATGACCTCCCGGCATTCCAGCGATCCCGCCGGCCCCCTCGCTTCCGCGCCGCCGCCGCGCTAGCCTCCCGCTTTCGCCTGCCCTTCCGGAGATTTCCATGCCCGTCATCAACCGCGTTGCCGACCTTCACGACGAGATCACCGCCTGGCGCCGCGACTTCCACGAAAATCCGGAGCTGCTCTACGACGTGCACCGCACCGCCGGCATCGTGGCGGAGAAGCTGAAGGCCTTCGGATGCGACGAGGTGGTGCCCGGCATCGGCCAGACCGGCGTCGTCGCCGTCATCAAGGGCCGCAAGAACGGCTCGGGCAAGGTGGTTGGCCTGCGCGCCGACATGGACGCGCTGCCCATCGAGGAGGCGACCGACCTGCCCTACAAGTCCAAGGTGCCGGGCAAGATGCACGCCTGCGGCCACGACGGCCACACCGCCATGCTGCTGGGCGCGGCCAAATACCTGGCCGAGACGCGCAATTTCGACGGCACCGCCATCATGATCTTCCAGCCGGCGGAAGAGGGCGGCGGCGGCGGCGACGCCATGGTCAAGGACGGCCTGATGACCCGCTGGAACATCCAGGAGGTCTATGGCCTTCACAACATGCCGGGCATCCCGCTCGGCACCTTCGCCGTGCGCAAGGGCCCGGCCATGGCGGCCGCCGACCGCTTCATCATCGAGATCGAGGGCAAGGGCGGCCACGGCGCCATGCCGCATCTGTGCGTCGACCCGGTCCAGGCGGGTTTCGCCATCGGCCTCGCCATGCAGACCATCGTCTCGCGCAACGTCGACCCCATCGAGAGCGCGGTGGTCTCCATCACCTCGGTGAAGGCGGGTGAGGCCTTCAACGTCATCCCGCAGACCCTGCGCATGCTCGGCACGGTGCGCACCTTCAAGCCGGAGATCCAGGACCTCGTGGAAGCCCGGATGAAGGAGCTGGTGGAAAGCATGGCGAAGGGCATGGGCTGCGTCGGCCGGCTCGACTACCAGCGCGGCTATCCCGTCACCTTCAACCACGCCGACCAGACCGACTTCGCCGTGAAGGTGGCGCAGTCCGTGGTCGGCGCGGACAAGGTCGACCCGGAGACGCCGCCGCTGATGGGCGCCGAGGACTTCTCCTACATGCTGAACGAGCGGCCGGGCTGCTACATCTTCCTCGGCAACGGCGACACCGCCGCCTGCCACCACCCGGCCTATAATTTCGACGACAACGCCATTCCGGCGGGGACGAGCTATCTCGCCAAGGTCGTCGAGACGGCGATGCCGGCGTGAGCGCGGGCGTGACCGCGAAGCCCGTCGCGCTCGGCATTGTCGGCGCGGGCATCATGGGCGAGCGCCTTGCCGGCGCCGCCCTTGGCCATGCCGCCGATGTGGTGCGCCTCGCCGGCATCTGGGACCCCTCGGCCGAGGCCATGGCGCGCATCGCCGCGGCCTTTCCCGGCGTGCCGCGTCTGCCCGACGCGGCGGCGGTGATCGCCGCCTGCGACTGCCTCTACATCGCCTCGCCGCCCGCCTCGCATCTGGCTCATGCCCGGGCGGCGCTGGCGGCCGGCAAGTCCGTCTTCTGCGAGAAGCCGCTGGCGGTGGACGTCGCCGACGCCCGCGCCTTCGTGGCGGAAGCCGGCGGGCGCGGCGCGGTGAACTTCCCCTTCGCCTCCTCCTTCGGGGTGGCGACGCTCAACCGCTGGATCGGCGAGGGGGTGGTGGGAACGCCTGACCGGATCACCGTCGAGGTCGCCTTCGCCACCTGGCCGCGCTCCTGGCAGCGGGATGCGGCGGGCTGGCTGGACGGGACCGCGCAGGGTGGCATCACCCGCGAGGTGGTGTCGCATTTCCTCTTCCTGTCGCGCCGCCTCGGCGGCCCGCTGGCGGAGCTGAAGGCGACGGCGGACTATCCGGAGCCGGGCAAGTCGGAGCGCCGCATCGCCGCGACGCTGACGGCGGGAGGCCTCCCGGTGACGCTGACCGGCGCGGTCGGCACGACGGCGAAGGACGACCACAACATCTGGATGATCGAGGGCGATGCCGGCGCCGTCCGGCTGCGCGACTGGTCGATCGCCGAGCGGCGGATGGCGGACGGGTCCTGGCAGCCCGACCCCGAGGCCCTGCCGAACGAAAAGATGCGCCCGCTGGTGCTGCGCCGCCAGCTCGAGGGCGTCGCGGCGCTGGTGCGCGGCGAACCGCACCACCTCGCCACCCTCGCCGAGGCGCTGGAGGTGCAGGAGACGGTGGAGGCGATCCTGGCGTCGCGGGCGCGTTGAGACGGTTTCTGCGCCCGAGCTAAGGACGCCCCCCACCCCTGACCCCTCCCCTCCGCAAGCGGGGGGAGGGGATGTAAGTCTTCTGCTGGGGACGGGCGGCGCAGAGGCTGCAAGGATGGCCGCCATTCCCCTCCCCCCGCTTGCGGCGGGGAGGGGTCAGGGGTGGGGGGGCCGGCGACGACGCGAAGCCGATCCGACGCGTCGGGTTATGCCGTGCGGGTCATCGGCACGATCGAAGTGCGTCCTTCGAGGCTCGCTGCCGGACGATGCTCTCGCATCGCCGGAGCTCGCACCTCAGGATGAGGAGGTTTGAGAATGGCACTGCGGGGTAAAGCCGCGGCTCCCGGCCGATGAGTGAGACACAGCTGAGCCAGACACACCGGTCCTCATCCTGAGGTGCGAGCGGCAGCGAGCCTCCAAGGACGCACTTGCCCGATGCAGGGCGAGGCTCCCGGCGCAAGACACTCTCAGCCCCGCCCATCCTCCAGAATCATCCGCGCGCCCTTCTCGGCGATCATCAGCGTCGGCGTGTTGGTGTTGCCGGAGGTGATGGTCGGCATGACGGACGCATCCGCCACCCTCAGCCCCTCCACCCCGATCACCCGGAGACGCTCGTCCACCACGGCGAGCGGGTCAGAGGAAAGGCCCATCTTCGCCGTTCCCACGGGGTGGAAGATGGTGGTGCCGATGTCGCCGGCGGCCTTCGCCAGGCTCTCGGCGTCGTCGCCGATCACCGGGCCGGGAAGCACCTCCTCGGGCCGGTACGGGGCGAGGGCCGCCTGGCCCATGAGCCGCCGCGTCACCCGCAGCGAATCCGCCGCCACCTGCCGGTCCTCCTCGGTGGCGAGATAGTTCGGCGCGATGACGGGCTTGTCCGCCGGGTCGGCCGAGCGGATGTGCACATGCCCGCGCGAGGTCGGCCGGAGGTTGCAGGGCGCCACGGTGACGGCGGGATAGCGGTGCAGCGGATCGCCGAACTTGTCGAGCGACAGCGGCTGGACGTGGAACTGGATGTTGGCCCGCTCCTGCGACGGGTCCGAGCGGGTGAAGATGCCGAGCTGGCTCGGCGCCATGGTCAGCGGCCCGGTGCGGCGGACGAGATATTCGAGGCCCATCAGGCCGCGCTTGAACAGGTTGTGGTAGGTCTCGTTCAGCGTCTTGATGCCGTGGACCTTGTAGATGGCGCGGATCTGCAGGTGGTCCTGCAGGTTGCCGCCGACGCCGGGCTTCTCCTTCACCACGGCAATGCCGTGGCGCTGCAGCACGTCGCCGTGGCCGATGCCGGAGAGCTCGAGGATCTGGGTCGTGCCGATGGAGCCGGCGGTGAGCACCACCTCGCCGCGGCAGCGGGCGACGACGCTCTCGTTGCCCTGGCGGAACTGCACGGCGGTGGCGCGGCCGCCCTCGACGATGACCTTCTCCACCGTCACGCCGGAGAGGAGGTCGAAATTGTCGCGCTCGTCGATCACCGGCTTGACGAAGCCGCGGGCGGAGGACCAGCGCAGGCCCTTCTTCTGGTTGACGTGGAAATAGGCGGTGCCCTCATTGTCGCCGGTGTTGAAGTCGTCGAGCGGGCGCACGCCCATCTGCACCGCGGCCTCGCGCACCCGGTCGAGCAGCTCCCAGCGCACCCGCGGTGCCTCCACCCGCCATTCACCGCCGGTGCCGTGATGCTCGCTGTCCCCGAGGAAATGGTCCTCGAGCTTGCGGAAGACCGGCTTCACGTCGTCCCAGCCCCATCCGGTCAGGCCGAGCTGGCGCCAGTGGTCGTAATCGGCGGCCTGCCCGCGCATGGTGATCATGGCGTTGATGGCGGAGGAGCCGCCGATCACCTTGCCGCGCGGATAGATGAGCGAGCGGCCGTTGAGGCCGGGCTCGGCCTCGGTGCGGAACATCCAGTCGGCGCGCGGATTGCCGATGGCGAAGAGATAGCCGACGGGGATGTGGAACCAGATCCAGTCGTCCTTGCCGCCGGCTTCCAGCAGCAGCACCCGGTTCTTCGGGTCTGCCGACAGCCGGTTCGCCATCAGGCAGCCGGCCGTGCCGGCGCCGCAGACGATGTAGTCCCACTCACCCTCGAGATTGCGGGCCATGGCTCCCCTCCGGCACTGTCATGCGGGCTCGTCGGCGGCCCTTCCCGCGATCCATCGCGCGGGGCGGGGGCGAGGTCAATCGGGACGGAGGAGGGAGGAGGAGAGGCTGAACGTCAGCCGACCCCCGCTTCGACCCCGGCCGGCGTCACCATCAGCACCTTGCCCGACCGGCCGCCCGCGCCGGCGAGCGCCATGGCGCGCGCCGCCTCCGCCATCGGCACCACATCCGCCACCGGCGTCGTCAGCGTCCCGTCGGCCATGCCGCGGGCGATCCGCCCATAGGTCTCGGCGATGCGGGCCCGTCCCGCGTCCTGGAACCAGTGGATCAGCCAGAAGCCCTTGAGGCTGATCTTGCGGAAGATCAGGTGCTGGGCGTCGATGCGGCACTGCTCGCCGGAAAGAAGGCCGTAATTGACGATGGTGCCGCCGTCGGCGAGCGCTCCCGCCATGACGCCGGTCGCCGCGCCGCCGATGGCGTCGATGGCGAGCTTCACCGGCGCCCCGCCGGTCGCCTCCTGCACCTTTTTCCGGAACGCGCGGGGATCATCCAGCGCATCGGCCAGCACCGCCGTTCCGCCCGCTTCGAGCACCCCCGCCACGGCGCTGTCGCGGCGCACGACGTTGAGCGTGTTGATGCCGCGCTGCTTCGCCAGCCGGACGAGGAAGGTGCCGACGGCGGAGTTCGCCGCGTTCTGCATCAGCCAGTCGCCTGGCTGGAGCGCCACCTGGTCCGACAGCAGCGCCTCGGCGGTGGCGGGATTGCCCTTCAGCATGGCCGCCTGGGCGAGGTCGATGTCGGCGGGCAGCTTCATGGCGAGGGCCGCCTTGAGGTTCACCCGCTCCACCCAGCAGTTGAGGATCATCGGCGAGACGATGTCGCCGACCGCGAGCCCGCTCACGCCCTCTCCCACCGCCGCGACGCGGCCCACCGCCTCGCCGCCGGGGATGAAGGGCAGCGGCGGCCGCGACGTGCCGTAGAGCCCCTGGATCTGCAGGAGGTCGGAGGGGTTGATGTTGAGCACCAGCATCTCCACCGTCACCTCGCCGGGGGCGGGCGGCGGCGGCTCCGGCATGTCGCGCAGACGAATGGTGGCGGCGGGATCGCCGAACCCCTCGATGACGATGGCCTGCATGGCGTTCCTCCCCCGCGGCCCTGCCGCTCTTTCGTTGTCTCAGTCGGCGAAGCCCATGAATCGGTAATCCGGCGCCGAGGTGTTGTGCCGGCTCGGCACCGCCCGCGTCAGCTTCATCTCGATGCCCTCGCCGCCGCGGAAATCCATCACTGGCGCCTCCTGCCAGCGGTTGGCGCCGGCCGCCCGCCATTCGACGCGGGCGCCGTCGGCATTGGTCTCGGTGACGTACATGGAGCGCAGGCCGGCAAAGGGACGCCCCGTCACCGGTTGCGAGAAGACCACGTCCAGCGCGACGCGGTTGCGGTCGAGGCCGGCGACCTTCACCTCCGCCGAGCCGCCGAGCTTGAAGGAGAGGTGGAAGGTCAGGGTCGCGGGATCGAAGCGGATGGCGCTCATGTTGACGATCGGGCGCTGCATCATCTCGATCGGGCCGACCAGCATCGAGGTGCCGTAGACGATGTCGGTGAGATGCGCCGGCGGCTGCGGCTTCAGCCGCCAGTAGCCGTCGACCGGATAGATGACGAGGAACTCGTAAGGGGCCTTGCCCGGCTCCTTGTGGTAGAGCTGGACGAGGTGGAAATCGTCCTCGGTGCGGCTGCCCACGGTGAAGGGCACCCGGTCCGGCCGCCAGAACTTGTCGAAGGTGATGCCGAGCACCTTGATGCGCTCGTCCTCATGCAGGACGACGTCGCGCGGGGTGAAGCGGAAATCCGCCTTGTCGGTGATGGTGCAGTCGGTGAAGTCCGGCGCCGTGATGTCGGAGACGATGGTGCCGATGGCGGCCGGATGCAGCGCCTCCACCCGGAAGCGCCGCACGGCGGACCCGTGCAGCCTGAGGTCGACATTGTCCTCCTCGGCGCAGAGCGTCGGCACGCTCTCGTTGGCGATGCGGACGCTGGCGGGTGCGGCGAGAGCGGCGGGGGACAGAAGGGGGGCGGCAAGGGCGGCGAGCGCGAGCAGACGGATCATTCAGGGGCTCCTCGGCCCCTCGCCTAGCAGGCGGCGGGCGTCGCGCAAAGCCGCTTCTTGCCGCATCAGTTGCGGTCGTCGGGCAGCACCGGCAGGGCGTGGAACTCGATGCCTTCCTCGGCGAGCTCGCGCGCCTCCTCCGGCGTCGCCTGGCCGTAGATGGAGCGGTGCTCGGTCTCGCCGTAATGGATCTTGCGGGCTTCCTCGGCGAAGCGCTCGCCGACGGGATCGGCGGTCTTGACGATGTGCTCGCGCAGTTCGCGCAGCTTGGCGCGCAGCTCCTGCTCCACCGGCGAGACCACCGCCACGGGCGAGGGCGGCGGCGTGGGCGTCGCCGGCTCGGCGACCGGAGCCCGGTCCTTGCGCGCCACCTGCGGCGCCATCAGCGCCTTGTCGATCCTGGTCGAGCCGCAGACCGGGCAGGCGACGAAGCCCTGTTTCCGCTGCGCCTCGTAGCTGTCGGAGGAGGGGAACCAGCTCTCGAACTCATGTGCCTTGTCGCAATGGAGGGCGTAGCGGATCATGGCGTCTCCGCCACCCGGAACACCCGCCCGTTGGCGAGCGAGGGAATGCGGCCGCGCGTCTCGCCGACCTTGCCCGGATCGATCTCCGCGAGGATGACCGCCGGCTCGTCGTGGTCCGCCTCGGCGAGGATCCGGCCCCACGGGTCGACGATGAGGCTGTGGCCATAGGTGGCCCGGCCGCAGGCATGCTGGCCGCCCTGCGCCGCCGCCACCACGAAGGCGCCGTTCTCGATGGCACGGGCGCGCATCAGCACGTGCCAGTGCGCCTCGCCCGTCGGCACGGTGAAGGAGGAGGGAATGGCCATCAGCCCCGCCCCCTGCTCGGCGAGGCGCCGGTAGAGGTGCGGGAAGCGCAGGTCGTAGCAGATGGTGACGCCGAGGCGCAGCCAGGGCAGCTCGGCCATCACCGCGACGTCGCCGGGCGCATAGGCGGCCGATTCCCGGTAGGTCTGGCCGTTGGGCAGATCCACGTCGAACATGTGGATCTTGTCGTAGGCCGCCACCACCTCGCCGTCGGGTGAGATGACATAGCCGCGGTTCGCCGCCTGCCTCTCGCCCACCTTGATGGCGAGCGAGCCGACGTGCAGCCAGATGCCGAGCTGCATGGCCTCGGCCTGGAACAGCGGGATGGAGGGGTCCTCGGCCTCCGAGCGGATGGCCTCGAAGAATTTCGGCCGCTCCGGCTGCAGGATGTTGGTCATTTCCGGCGTCTGCACGTAGTGCGCGCCGGACCTCGCGGCCTCGCGGATCAGGGCGATGGCCTGATCGACGCTCGGCCTGACCTCGACATCCGCGCGCATCTGCACGCAGGCCGCCGTGAAGGTTCCGCTGCCCGCTCCGGCCATGGATCAGGCCTTCAGCAGGGGGTCGAGCTTGCCGGCGCCGTCGAGGTCGTGGATGTCGTCGCAGCCGCCCACGTGCTGACCGCCGATGAAGATCTGCGGCACGGTGGTGCGGCCGCCGGCCTTCTGGATCATCTCGGCCCGGCGCTCGGGATGCTTCTGGATGTCCACCTCGGTGAAGGCGGCGCCCTTCTTGCGAAGGAGCTCCTTCGCGGCGTGGCAATAGGGGCAATAGTCCTTGGTGTAGACGGTGATTTCCGGCATCGCGGCATCCGTTGGCGCTGTCACAGGCCTTCAGATATGGACCGCGCCGTGCCCCTCCACAACCCTCGCCGCGGTCAGCACGTCGATGCGCGCGGCGCCCGCCCGCCGTAGCACCCGGCAGCAGGCCTCGAGGGTGGCGCCGGTCGTCAGCACGTCGTCCACCAGCACCAGCCGCTTGCCGGTGACCCAGCCCTTCTGATCCTCGGCGATGCGGAAGGCGCCGGTGACGTTCTCCAGCCGCTGCGCCCGCGTCAGCCCCACCTGATGGCGGGTGCGGCGCACGCGCTTCAGCAGCAGCGGCTCGTTGGCGACGCCGGTGAGGGCCGAGAGGTGCCGCGTCAGCTCGGCGGCCTGGTTGAAGCGGCGGGAGACGAGCCGCGTCCAGTGCAGCGGCACCGGCACCAGCGCGTCGGCATCGGCCAGCAGCTCGCGCCCGGAGCGCGCCATCCAGGCGGAGAGCGCCACCGCCACCTCCAGCCGGTCGCCGTATTTCAGCGCGTGCACCAGCGCCCGCCCCACCGCGTCGAAGCGGAAGGCGGCGCGCGCCCGGTCGAAGGCCGGCGGCTGGGCGATGGCGGCCGGAGATAGGGCGCCGGGGCCGAGGTCGAAGGCCAGCGGCGTGCCGAGCCTCTCGCAGACCGGCGCGGTGATGAAGGCGACGTCCCTCCAGCAGGCGGGGCAGAGCGCGTGGTGGCTCCCAACCGGGTTGCGGCAGGCGAGGCAGAGCGGCGGCAGCAGCCAGTCGAACAGCCGCGCGCCGCCCTGCGCGAGGCGCCGGCGGATGGGGACGGCAGTCCGGGTGTCGGTCTCTGTGTCGCTCTCGCCGGTCACGCCGTCATGCTGTCACGCCCGCCGGGGCCCCGGCAGTCGGACGAATCCGGGGCCGCCCACGAAAAAGCCGCCGGAAACCGGCGGCTTTCGCGAGCAGGGACGGCGAATGCCGGTCAGGCGTGGCCGGAGATCCACTGCTTCAGCGCAGCCTGCGGAGCCGCACCGGTCTTGCGGTCGACCATCTGGCCGCCCTTGAAGATCATCAGCGTCGGGATGGACATGATGCCGTAGTTCGACGCGATCTTCGGGTTCTCGTCGACATTGACCTTCACGATCTTCACCTTGTCGCCCATCTCGGCCGAGATGGCGTCGAGGGCCGGCGCGATCATGCGGCAGGGGCCGCACCAGGGGGCCCAGAAATCGACCACGACCGGCGTGTCGGACTTGATGACGTCGGTGTCGAAGGATGCGTCGGTGGTGGCGGCGACGGCGCCCATGGTGGTTCTCCTGGCGGTCGGGAGGAATCGGAAAGTTGCCGTCAAGGTAGGCGTCGGGCGCCGCCGGTTCAAGGCGACGAGCGAGGATGTTCACCGCCTCGTGACGCAGCCCGGCGCCCCGCGAACGCCTGCCAGGCCCGCTCCACGGCGAAGGCGACGAGGCCGGCGGCAAGCCCCCAGAAGGCGGCGCCGATGCCGGCGACCGTCACGCCCGACGCCGCCACCGCAAAGGTCAGGAGGGCGGGAAAGCGGGTCTGCACGTCGCCCATGGCGACCGCCAGCGAGCCCATCAGCGCGCCGCTGAGCGCCAGGCCCGCGATGGTCGCGATGAGCGCCTTGGGCATGGCGGCGAAGAGCGCCACGAAGGGGCCGGCGAAGGCGGCGAAGAAGAGGAAGGCGATGCCATAGACGATGCCGGCCGGCCAGCGCTTCGCCGGATCGGGATGGGAATCGGGCCCGGCCGCGATGGCCGCCGTGATGGCGGCGAGGTTCGACGGGTGCGCGCCGAAGGGCGCCGAGAGCAGCGAGACGAAGCCGGTCGTGGCGATGATCGGGCCGACCTTGGGGTCGTAGCCGTTCGCCCTGAGCACGGCGATGCCCGGCAGGTTCTGCCCCGCCATGGTGACGAGATAGAGCGGCACGCCGAGGCCGATCAGCACGGCGGGATCGAAGACGGGAGTCGTCCAGACGACATGCGCGAGGCCGAGATCGGTCGGCAGCGGCCCTGCGAGGCCCAGCGCATAGGTCAGCGCCACGCCCGCCGCCACCACCGCCAGCATGGCGCTCGCCGGATGGGCGAGGCGCATGACGAGGAAGATCGCCACCAGCGGCAGGACGAGCCAGGGCGCGCCGGGAGCTGCCAGGGCGACGTCCATGACGAACTTGACCAGGATGCCCGCCAGCATGGCCGAGGCGATGGCGGCGGGGAGCTTCGCCACCCAGTCGCCGAGCGGCTTGACGAGGCCCGTGAGGATGATCAGCCCCGCCGCCAGCACGAAGGCGCCGACGGCTTGCGGAAAGGCGATGCCGGAGGAGGCACCGATCAGCGCCGCGCCCGGCGTCGACCAGGCGAGCACGACGGGGATGCGGTAGCGCCAGGTCAGCGCGATGCCGCCGAGCGCCTTGGCCAGCGAGATGGCGGCGAGCCAGGATATGGTCTCGGCCGGCGTCGCGCCCACCGCCTGCGCCGCGGCGATGACCAGCGCCACCGTGCCGGCGAAACCGACGAGGGGAGCGACGATGCCGGCGGCGAGTGTGGAGAGGGTCAGGGGCATGGCTTGGATTTATGGGTGAGGGAGCGCTGCATGAGAAAATTGCGTCCTTCGAGGCTCGTTCGCTTCGCTCTCTCGCACCTCGGGATGAGGGTGGTCGTGCTTGGCAGCGCGGTCGAGGAAGCGTGACGGTTCCGCTTCATGGGACCTTTGTGCGATTCACCCATCGGCCTCATCCTGAGGTGCGAGGCCCCGGCGATGCGCCAGCATCGTCCGGAGGCGAGCCTCGAAGGACGCACTTGTCCCGTGCAGGTCGCCCCGAACGGAAAAGGCCCGGCGCGATGCCGGGCCTTCCTCTCGCAAAGCCGAAGCCTGCGATCAATAGCGGTAGTGGTCGGGCTTGAACGGGCCCTTCTCGGGAACGCCGATGTAGTCCGCCTGGTCCTTGGTCATCTTGGTCAGCTTCACGCCGAGCTTCTCGAGGTGCAGCGCGGCGACCTTCTCGTCGAGGAACTTCGGCAGGGTGTAGACCTTCTTGTCGTACTTGCCGTTGTCGCGGTTCTGCCAGAGCTCGATCTGGGCAAGCGTCTGGTTCGAGAACGACGACGACATCACGAAGCTCGGATGACCCATGGCGTTGCCGAGGTTCACCAGGCGACCCTCCGACAGGAGGATGATGCGGTTGCCGGCCGGGAACTCGATCTCGTCGACCTGCGGCTTGATGTTGGTCCACTTGAAGTTCTTCAGACCCGAGACCTGGATCTCGTTGTCGAAGTGGCCGATGTTGCAGACGATGGCCCGGTCCTTCATCTGCCGCATGTGCTCGACGGTGATGATGTCCTTGTTGCCGGTGGCGGTGACGTAGATGTCGGCGCGCGGAAGGGCGTCCTCGATGGTGGCGACCTCGTAGCCCTCCATGGCCGCCTGCAGGGCGCAGATCGGATCGACTTCCGAGACGACGACGCGGCAGCCGGCCTGGCGCAGCGAGGCGGCCGAGCCCTTGCCCACGTCACCGAAGCCGGCGACGAAGGCGACCTTGCCGGCCATCATCACGTCGGTGCCGCGGCGCAGCGCGTCCACCAGCGACTCGCGGCAGCCGTAGAGGTTGTCGAACTTCGACTTGGTGACCGAGTCGTTGACGTTGATCGCCGGGAACAGCAGCTTGCCTTCCTCGGCCAGCTTGTAGAGGCGATGCACGCCCGTGGTGGTCTCTTCCGAGACGCCGCGGATCGCCTTGGCGACCTCGGCGAACCAGCCCTTCGGCTTCTCGCCCAGCAGGCGCTTGATGAGGGCGAAGAAGATGACCTCCTCGTCCGAGCCCGGCTTGTCGAGGAAGCCGGTGTCGCCCTGCTCGGCCTTCAGGCCGTAGTGGACGAGCATGGTGGCGTCGCCGCCGTCGTCGAGGATCATGTTGGGAACGCCGCC contains:
- a CDS encoding crotonase/enoyl-CoA hydratase family protein, producing the protein MAKVTYEKDGRIGRITLNRPEVMNAIDDEVPQELADCVARANGDPGVHVIVLSGRGEAFCAGYDLTYYAEGNGNGQATQDMPWDPMKDYAFMMRNTELFMSLWRSYRPVICKVHGFAVAGGSDIAMCSDLIVMAEEARIGYMPVRVWGCPTTAMWVYRLGPEKAKRMLFTGDKIDGREAEKLGLVLKAVPAADLDAEVEALAGRMATVPVNQLMMQKLVVNQAIEAMGLKQTQMFATIFDGITRHSPEGINFKTRAEQVGWKQAVRERDAGTFDWTLNRPINPGG
- a CDS encoding type II toxin-antitoxin system RelE/ParE family toxin translates to MIIAAGAVAGLERCRRFLAARDRRASQRAAAEIRRHFSALERLPGMGRPVGREGLRELVIPFGAAGYVALYRHEPDEDRVLILAFRHQREAGY
- a CDS encoding CopG family ribbon-helix-helix protein, which encodes MAAGKATTTLKLDETLKERVRQLAEARQRTPHWIMREAIADYVQREEAREAFQREAMDSWRAFRETGEHLTGTEVDAWLAGWGTEDEAEAPVCHE
- a CDS encoding M20 aminoacylase family protein, producing the protein MPVINRVADLHDEITAWRRDFHENPELLYDVHRTAGIVAEKLKAFGCDEVVPGIGQTGVVAVIKGRKNGSGKVVGLRADMDALPIEEATDLPYKSKVPGKMHACGHDGHTAMLLGAAKYLAETRNFDGTAIMIFQPAEEGGGGGDAMVKDGLMTRWNIQEVYGLHNMPGIPLGTFAVRKGPAMAAADRFIIEIEGKGGHGAMPHLCVDPVQAGFAIGLAMQTIVSRNVDPIESAVVSITSVKAGEAFNVIPQTLRMLGTVRTFKPEIQDLVEARMKELVESMAKGMGCVGRLDYQRGYPVTFNHADQTDFAVKVAQSVVGADKVDPETPPLMGAEDFSYMLNERPGCYIFLGNGDTAACHHPAYNFDDNAIPAGTSYLAKVVETAMPA
- a CDS encoding Gfo/Idh/MocA family protein; its protein translation is MTAKPVALGIVGAGIMGERLAGAALGHAADVVRLAGIWDPSAEAMARIAAAFPGVPRLPDAAAVIAACDCLYIASPPASHLAHARAALAAGKSVFCEKPLAVDVADARAFVAEAGGRGAVNFPFASSFGVATLNRWIGEGVVGTPDRITVEVAFATWPRSWQRDAAGWLDGTAQGGITREVVSHFLFLSRRLGGPLAELKATADYPEPGKSERRIAATLTAGGLPVTLTGAVGTTAKDDHNIWMIEGDAGAVRLRDWSIAERRMADGSWQPDPEALPNEKMRPLVLRRQLEGVAALVRGEPHHLATLAEALEVQETVEAILASRAR
- a CDS encoding GMC family oxidoreductase gives rise to the protein MARNLEGEWDYIVCGAGTAGCLMANRLSADPKNRVLLLEAGGKDDWIWFHIPVGYLFAIGNPRADWMFRTEAEPGLNGRSLIYPRGKVIGGSSAINAMITMRGQAADYDHWRQLGLTGWGWDDVKPVFRKLEDHFLGDSEHHGTGGEWRVEAPRVRWELLDRVREAAVQMGVRPLDDFNTGDNEGTAYFHVNQKKGLRWSSARGFVKPVIDERDNFDLLSGVTVEKVIVEGGRATAVQFRQGNESVVARCRGEVVLTAGSIGTTQILELSGIGHGDVLQRHGIAVVKEKPGVGGNLQDHLQIRAIYKVHGIKTLNETYHNLFKRGLMGLEYLVRRTGPLTMAPSQLGIFTRSDPSQERANIQFHVQPLSLDKFGDPLHRYPAVTVAPCNLRPTSRGHVHIRSADPADKPVIAPNYLATEEDRQVAADSLRVTRRLMGQAALAPYRPEEVLPGPVIGDDAESLAKAAGDIGTTIFHPVGTAKMGLSSDPLAVVDERLRVIGVEGLRVADASVMPTITSGNTNTPTLMIAEKGARMILEDGRG
- a CDS encoding zinc-dependent alcohol dehydrogenase family protein codes for the protein MQAIVIEGFGDPAATIRLRDMPEPPPPAPGEVTVEMLVLNINPSDLLQIQGLYGTSRPPLPFIPGGEAVGRVAAVGEGVSGLAVGDIVSPMILNCWVERVNLKAALAMKLPADIDLAQAAMLKGNPATAEALLSDQVALQPGDWLMQNAANSAVGTFLVRLAKQRGINTLNVVRRDSAVAGVLEAGGTAVLADALDDPRAFRKKVQEATGGAPVKLAIDAIGGAATGVMAGALADGGTIVNYGLLSGEQCRIDAQHLIFRKISLKGFWLIHWFQDAGRARIAETYGRIARGMADGTLTTPVADVVPMAEAARAMALAGAGGRSGKVLMVTPAGVEAGVG
- a CDS encoding DUF1178 family protein; translation: MIRYALHCDKAHEFESWFPSSDSYEAQRKQGFVACPVCGSTRIDKALMAPQVARKDRAPVAEPATPTPPPSPVAVVSPVEQELRAKLRELREHIVKTADPVGERFAEEARKIHYGETEHRSIYGQATPEEARELAEEGIEFHALPVLPDDRN